One region of Quercus lobata isolate SW786 chromosome 2, ValleyOak3.0 Primary Assembly, whole genome shotgun sequence genomic DNA includes:
- the LOC115976743 gene encoding mannose-1-phosphate guanyltransferase alpha-like, translating into MESSEEKVVAVIMVGGPTKGTRFRPLSFNTPKPLFPLAGQPMVHHPISACKRIPNLAQIFLIGFYEEREFALYVSSISNELKVPVRYLKEDKPHGSAGGLYYFRDMIMEDSPSHIFLLNCDVCCNFPLPDMLEAHRRYGGMGTMLVIKVSAESANQFGELIADPITKELLHYTEKPETFVSDLINCGVYVFTPEIFTAIEGVSTHREDTANLRHVSSFEAFHSLTRNLPKDFVRLDQDILSPLAGKKQLYTYETMDFWEQIKTPGISLKCSALYLAQFRLTSPHLLAGGDGTKSATVIGDVYVHPSAKVHPTAKIGPNVSISANVRVGAGVRLICCIVLDDVEIQENAVIINSIVGWKSSLGKWARVQADGDYNAKLGITILGEAVTVEDEIVVINSIVLPNKTLNVSVQEEIIL; encoded by the exons ATGGAAAGCTCGGAGGAGAAGGTGGTCGCCGTTATCATGGTGGGTGGACCCACAAAAG GGACTAGATTTCGACCTCTTTCATTCAATACTCCTAAACCCTTATTCCCTTTGGCTGGTCAGCCAATGGTTCATCATCCAATTTCAGCTTGTAAAAGG ATACCAAATTTGgcccaaatttttttgattggattttatgAGGAGCGTGAATTCGCGCTATATGTGTCTTCAATATCCAATGAGTTGAAAGTACCTGTGAG GTATTTGAAAGAGGACAAGCCACATGGTTCGGCTGGTGGGCTTTACTACTTTAGAGATATGATCATGGAAGACAGCCCA TCACATATCTTTTTGCTGAATTGTGATGTTTGCTGCAATTTTCCACTACCTGACATGCTTG AGGCCCATAGAAGATACGGTGGGATGGGAACAATGTTAGTAATCAAG GTTTCTGCTGAATCAGCAAACCAGTTCGGTGAGTTGATTGCTGATCCAATCACCAAAGAGCTGTTGCACTACACTGAGAAACCTGAGACCTTT GTAAGTGATCTGATCAACTGTGGTGTCTACGTCTTTACCCCAGAGATTTTCACTGCCATTGAAGGTGTCTCCACTCACAGGGAAGATACAG CCAATCTACGTCATGTGTCCAGCTTTGAAGCCTTTCATTCTTTGACAAG AAACCTTCCTAAGGATTTTGTAAGATTGGACCAAGATATTTTGTCACCACTTGCTGGAAAGAAGCAATTGTATACATATGAGACCATGGATTTCTGGGAGCAGATAAAAACTCCAGG AATATCTTTAAAATGTTCGGCTTTGTATCTTGCCCAGTTCCGATTGACTTCCCCCCATCTTTTGGCTGGTGGAGATGGTACTAAAAGTGCTACAGTTATCGGTGATGTTTACGTTCATCCATCTGCAAAAGTTCATCCAACTGCAAAG ATCGGTCCCAATGTCTCTATTTCAGCAAATGTTCGTGTAGGTGCAGGCGTAAGGCTTATATGTTGCATCGTCTTGGATGATGTTGAAATTCAG GAAAATGCTGTTATCATAAATTCTATTGTTGGATGGAAATCATCTCTTGGCAAATGGGCACGTGTCCAG GCTGATGGAGACTACAATGCAAAGCTTGGAATTACTATCCTCG GAGAAGCAGTGACAGTGGAAGATGAAATTGTGGTGATAAACAGCATTGTTCTGCCAAATAAGACTCTTAATGTCAGCGTACAGGAGGAGATTATCTTATGA
- the LOC115971600 gene encoding uncharacterized protein LOC115971600, with amino-acid sequence MSTFDIPTKVCDKLDALTRKFWWNPKNPNGRYLAWVAWEKLSLPKGSGGMGFRKSRDFNKALLAKLAWMIASNRDSLCMNLLRSKYKVRKNWIQSEPSKNASPTWKAIEKTKPLIAKGACYLVGNGTSISIWEDPWIPWLDGFKPTPKDDSIL; translated from the coding sequence ATGTCTACCTTTGACATCCCCACTAAGGTGTGTGACAAGTTAGATGCTTTGACTAGGAAATTTTGGTGGAatccaaaaaacccaaatggAAGGTATTTGGCTTGGGTGGCTTGGGAAAAACTTAGTCTACCTAAAGGAAGTGGAGGGATGGGATTCAGAAAGAGCAGGGATTTTAATAAAGCTCTTTTGGCTAAGCTTGCTTGGATGATTGCTTCAAATAGGGACAGTTTGTGTATGAACCTTCTGAGAAGCAAATACAAGGTAAGGAAGAATTGGATTCAAAGTGAACCTTCTAAAAATGCTTCCCCAACTTGGAAAGCTATTGAGAAAACCAAACCCCTTATTGCTAAGGGTGCTTGTTACCTTGTTGGAAATGGTACTTCAATTAGTATATGGGAGGACCCATGGATTCCATGGCTAGATGGGTTTAAACCAACTCCAAAGGATGACTCAATTCTATGA
- the LOC115972603 gene encoding uncharacterized protein LOC115972603, whose amino-acid sequence MKKIKMEGWSDLPHELLYEITKKSLSVIDYLILGSVCRGWKSFAEEYKKEFLASQPPLALFFSSKAISFYSIFDQRLYKVLLPSPISNQNRCFGFTCGYLVFLDKKNRREDSQLWLLHPFTRHELRFREPPKPYNRVILASVATPVPEFLLVAFCQFLPCFQVCRSTQTNWTQFDLNNIPFPWRIRDAIVFKGKIYVLTSEAEIGVLHLSPHLHVTLLNVGHGPHMDMNRGVQCLVSDGQHLMMVVSSIASIQHTVYELNFVHMEWMMMVNFADQALFLGRSMGSGFCNITRWEGRQQPSNCIYELGSRNRRYIVSFLDGRHHMFSQGNHMPNDSLFDPFWYFPHLSYNVDSLCLSDD is encoded by the coding sequence atgaagaagataaagatGGAGGGATGGTCAGATCTTCCTCACGAATTGCTTTATGAGATAACCAAGAAGTCACTGAGTGTTATAGACTATCTCATCTTAGGCTCTGTCTGTAGAGGATGGAAGTCATTTGCTGAAGAGTACAAGAAAGAGTTTCTGGCATCCCAACCTCCACTTGCTCTCTTCTTCTCGTCGAAGGCTATTTCTTTCTATAGCATCTTTGATCAAAGGTTGTACAAGGTATTACTGCCCAGCCCTATAAGCAACCAAAACAGATGTTTTGGGTTCACTTGTGGGTACTTGGTGTTTCTAGACAAGAAGAATAGGAGAGAAGATTCTCAACTTTGGCTGCTGCATCCTTTCACAAGACATGAACTTCGTTTCCGTGAACCTCCAAAACCTTATAATCGTGTCATCCTAGCTTCTGTAGCTACTCCGGTGCCAGAGTTTTTGCTAGTAGCCTTTTGCCAATTCCTGCCATGTTTCCAAGTTTGTAGATCCACACAGACCAATTGGACTCAATTTGATCTTAACAACATTCCTTTTCCTTGGAGGATTCGAGATGCAATTGTGTTCAAGGGTAAGATATATGTTTTAACTAGTGAGGCTGAAATTGGAGTACTACATCTGAGTCCTCATCTTCATGTGACCCTGCTAAACGTAGGACATGGTCCACATATGGATATGAATCGTGGAGTTCAGTGCTTAGTTTCTGATGGACAGCACCTGATGATGGTTGTATCTTCAATAGCATCCATCCAACATACAGTTTACGAGCTAAATTTTGTGCACATGGAATGGATGATGATGGTGAATTTTGCAGATCAAGCACTGTTTTTGGGTCGTTCAATGGGCTCAGGATTTTGCAACATAACCAGATGGGAAGGTAGGCAACAACCTTCTAATTGCATATACGAACTTGGAAGCCGCAATCGCAGATACATTGTAAGTTTCTTGGATGGTAGACATCATATGTTTTCCCAGGGAAACCATATGCCTAATGATTCCCTTTTTGATCCATTCTGGTATTTCCCACATCTGTCTTACAATGTGGATTCTCTGTGTCTCTCTGATGACTAG